The proteins below come from a single Amphiura filiformis chromosome 15, Afil_fr2py, whole genome shotgun sequence genomic window:
- the LOC140171200 gene encoding mitochondrial outer membrane protein SLC25A46-like isoform X2: MDPKYVLEEKEVEHVSENMQRFAGFGIGIATLLSENVLCHPFIVFRRQCQVHQQAYRYHLQPFSVVQVIVNLQRHQGSFTMWKGIGSSFVVQGLTLGTEAVISEVTPLCKEVTRFSTLKEVAGHLALKALSIAVTMPFYSASLVESVQSDIASERPGVFDCIKEGLCRLVGWGTPQTTRLLPMYALLLPTVSHGLVKYIFTSGIQYLVQVVFHEAQKLRHQVEEDGNPPPPRSMMEAYFPELLASFLGSLFADVTLYPFETILNRLHIQGTRTIIDNIDYGYSVVPISTRYEGFSDCFRSVVKDEGMLGLYKGFGALILQYAIHAAILKLTHVIYTRLIEDLLVVSKKKEEE; encoded by the exons ATGGATCCCAAATACGTCCTAGAGGAAAAAGAAGTTGAACATGTATCAG aGAATATGCAGCGTTTTGCTGGATTTGGAATTGGTATTGCAACATTGTTGTCAGAGAATGTCCTTTGTCATCCTTTTATAGTGTTTAGAAGACAATGTCAG GTCCACCAGCAAGCATACAGGTATCATTTGCAGCCATTTTCTGTTGTTCAGGTCATTGTGAACTTACAGCGACATCAA GGCTCTTTCACCATGTGGAAAGGCATTGGTAGTTCCTTTGTTGTTCAAGGACTCACACTGGGAACTGAGGCTGTCATCAGTGAAGTCACACCACTTTGCAA GGAGGTAACCAGATTCAGCACATTGAAGGAGGTGGCAGGACATTTGGCCCTGAAAGCTCTTAGTATAGCTGTGACTATGCCATTCTACTCAGCGAGTCTTGTGGAGTCTGTTCAG AGTGATATTGCAAGTGAGCGCCCAGGTGTGTTTGACTGCATCAAAGAAGGCCTATGTCGTCTAGTCGGTTGGGGCACACCGCAGACCACTCGTCTTCTTCCTATGTATGCCTTGCTCCTACCTACCGTCTCACATGGACTAGTCAAATACATCTTCACTTCTGGCATTCAGTACCTAGTCCAAGTGGTATTCCATGAAGCACAGAAACTGAGGCATCAGGTTGAAGAGGATGGGAACCCACCACCTCCACGCAGCATGATGGAAGCATACTTCCCAGAGTTGCTTGCCAGTTTTCTCGGCAGTCTATTTGCAGACGTGACTCTCTATCCTTTTGAAACAATACTAAATAGGTTACACATCCAAGGCACAAGGACTATCATAGATAATATTGATTACGGGTACAGCGTGGTTCCCATTAGTACGAGATACGAGGGATTCTCTGATTGTTTTCGGAGTGTCGTTAAAGACGAAGGAATGCTGGGACTTTATAAAGGATTTGGTGCTCTGATTCTGCAGTATGCCATCCATGCAGCGATACTGAAGTTAACCCATGTCATATATACTAGGTTGATTGAAGATTTATTGGTAGTAagtaagaagaaagaagaagaatag
- the LOC140171200 gene encoding mitochondrial outer membrane protein SLC25A46-like isoform X1, whose protein sequence is MALKRVPGNIEDEPSTEPRRDPFAEAKEQVLASVKNATPQQHEAENMQRFAGFGIGIATLLSENVLCHPFIVFRRQCQVHQQAYRYHLQPFSVVQVIVNLQRHQGSFTMWKGIGSSFVVQGLTLGTEAVISEVTPLCKEVTRFSTLKEVAGHLALKALSIAVTMPFYSASLVESVQSDIASERPGVFDCIKEGLCRLVGWGTPQTTRLLPMYALLLPTVSHGLVKYIFTSGIQYLVQVVFHEAQKLRHQVEEDGNPPPPRSMMEAYFPELLASFLGSLFADVTLYPFETILNRLHIQGTRTIIDNIDYGYSVVPISTRYEGFSDCFRSVVKDEGMLGLYKGFGALILQYAIHAAILKLTHVIYTRLIEDLLVVSKKKEEE, encoded by the exons ATGGCACTTAAAAGAGTTCCCGGGAATATTGAGGATGAACCCTCAACTGAGCCAAGGAGAGACCCGTTTGCAGAGGCGAAAGAGCAAGTTTTGGCGTCTGTAAAAAATGCGACGCCGCAACAACACGAAGCAG aGAATATGCAGCGTTTTGCTGGATTTGGAATTGGTATTGCAACATTGTTGTCAGAGAATGTCCTTTGTCATCCTTTTATAGTGTTTAGAAGACAATGTCAG GTCCACCAGCAAGCATACAGGTATCATTTGCAGCCATTTTCTGTTGTTCAGGTCATTGTGAACTTACAGCGACATCAA GGCTCTTTCACCATGTGGAAAGGCATTGGTAGTTCCTTTGTTGTTCAAGGACTCACACTGGGAACTGAGGCTGTCATCAGTGAAGTCACACCACTTTGCAA GGAGGTAACCAGATTCAGCACATTGAAGGAGGTGGCAGGACATTTGGCCCTGAAAGCTCTTAGTATAGCTGTGACTATGCCATTCTACTCAGCGAGTCTTGTGGAGTCTGTTCAG AGTGATATTGCAAGTGAGCGCCCAGGTGTGTTTGACTGCATCAAAGAAGGCCTATGTCGTCTAGTCGGTTGGGGCACACCGCAGACCACTCGTCTTCTTCCTATGTATGCCTTGCTCCTACCTACCGTCTCACATGGACTAGTCAAATACATCTTCACTTCTGGCATTCAGTACCTAGTCCAAGTGGTATTCCATGAAGCACAGAAACTGAGGCATCAGGTTGAAGAGGATGGGAACCCACCACCTCCACGCAGCATGATGGAAGCATACTTCCCAGAGTTGCTTGCCAGTTTTCTCGGCAGTCTATTTGCAGACGTGACTCTCTATCCTTTTGAAACAATACTAAATAGGTTACACATCCAAGGCACAAGGACTATCATAGATAATATTGATTACGGGTACAGCGTGGTTCCCATTAGTACGAGATACGAGGGATTCTCTGATTGTTTTCGGAGTGTCGTTAAAGACGAAGGAATGCTGGGACTTTATAAAGGATTTGGTGCTCTGATTCTGCAGTATGCCATCCATGCAGCGATACTGAAGTTAACCCATGTCATATATACTAGGTTGATTGAAGATTTATTGGTAGTAagtaagaagaaagaagaagaatag